The following is a genomic window from Syntrophorhabdales bacterium.
CGTGGGAGGAACCTCTAACTTCTGGGGTTACTTCTTCGTAGGCGGCAGCAACGTCATCATGCCGCAGATATCCTTCGATCCAGCTGCCGCGTTGCAGGCAGTTCAGGACGAGAAAGCAACAGACATCCATATCGTTGCAACGCATCTTGCGGCATTTCTCGCAATGCCTGACGTGGACAACTACGATCTCAGTTCGCTCAAGCGTATGTTTTACGCTGCCTCGCCCATGCCGCTCGAACTTTTGAAGCGGGGTCTGGAAAAATGGGGACCCATATTTCTGGAGTTCTACGGCGGGACAGAAGATGGTCCCAATGTCACCATGCTCTCGGTCAAGCAGCATCGGATGGGAATCGAAAATACGGAAAAACAGCACATTCTCACCTCAGCCGGTTTTCCCCATATAGGCGTGCACGTGCGGATCGTCAACGATAACATGGAAGACCTCGAGCCCGGAGAAGTGGGAGAGATTATTGTTTACAGCAAAGCCGTGCTTCAGGAATGGTGGCACAAGCCAGTTGAAACGAAGGAGACGATTACCGACGGCTGGGTTCACACGGGAGACATGGGGCGCTACGATGAGCAAGGCTACATCTACATCGTCGACAGGAAAAGAGACATGATCTGCTCTGGCGGGGAGAATGTCTATCCCCGCGAAGTGGAGGAGGTTCTTTACCAGCACCCTGGTGTGCACGAAGCGGCAGTCTTCGGCATACCCGATGACTACTGGGTCGAGCGGGTGCACGCTGCTGTTGTGTTGAAGGCCGGCATGCAAGCCACCACAAACGACATAACTGAGTTCTGCAAAACGCGCCTCGCGCGCTACAAGGCTCCGAAGTCCGTTGAGTTCCTCGATGCCCTGCCCAAGAACCCATCCGGTAAGATACTCAAGCGTGAATTACGGGAGAAGTACTGGGCAGGAAAAGACAGGAAGGTCTAAAGATCAGGCCCAAGGCTCAGGGAACGAGGTTCAAGTCAAGGTCACGGAAGAGCCTTACCCGCTCCGGTCTACCTTGCTCCTTTAGCCTTGTGCCTTGAGCCTGCCTTATTTGCTCCAGGCGGGCCTGGGATATACCAGCTTTGCTTTCGACACGTTCTTGGGCCAGATCGGCTCGACGATTCCGTTGGTTGTTTGGACTGCAAACGCGAACGGCGGAGGAAGGCCCCGCTTATCGAAGGTTATCGCGTTGCCATACGGGAGATCAAACTTGTTTGCCCTCAGGTAGTCGCGTATCCTTGTACTGTCCAGGGTTCCTGCACCAACCACAGCCAATTCCAGCGTCTTCATCCATGAAAAGCCAAGCCCGAAGTACGTAGGAGCCGTCGGAATATTGAATTTTGCCTTGGCGCCTGCATTGATCAAGTCATTGTAAGCGTAAGGCAGCCGTGCATTCCACCACATCTCGGCAATGACGCTGTTCCCGTCAGGCCCCATCTCCTTCATCCATGCGGGTATAGTCGACGCAAGAAGTTGCCAGATCATCTTGGGATTGTAATTCATCGCCTTGGCGGCACGGGCGATCATTACGCCGTCATCAAACATGCTCAGGCATATCAGCACCTCTGCCCCCCTGCCCTTCGCCTTGCTCACCATCGGGGTCGCGTCACTCAGCGGAAGATTATACGTCTCCTCTGTAACGATTTTGATGTTGTTTTTCTCGAGCCATTTTACGAGCATTGGCTTGGTGGAAAGGCCGATCACGTTATTCATGCTGAGTATGGCAACCGATCTGGGCCACTCGGCTTTGGGTATGAGATCCTCATAGACTCCCGCAAAGGCGATGTACGTCCAGTCACTGATAAGGGGCGGACTCGCAAAACTGTACGTGTAGCCCTGCTCGAATGACGGCAACTGTCCTCCCATGCCGACAAAGATCCTGTTGTATTTCTCCATCATGGGCATCAGCGCCACATTAGACGTCGCGGGATAGCCCCCGAAAACGAGGTCCACCTTATCGATGGTAATAGCACGCTCATAGTAGGTCACCGCCTTCTCAGCAGTGCTTTCATCGTCGTAGATGGTCAGCCTAACCGGTCGACCCAGGAGGCCTCCCCTTTTATTCACATCCTCAACCCAGAACTCGTATCCCTCTTTGATCCACTTCGCCGTCTCCGAGTATATGCCGGTGAGTGGTAAGGACCCGCCGATTCTCAGGGGATTGCCTGTCGGAGCGGACGGCTTCGCTGCCTGACCGAAGCTGGAACTACTGACGAGCATCATTGAAACAAACAGCGCAGAGCAGATTACGAGAACTTTCCTGATTGTCATATCTCCACTCCTTTTTAGAATTATGCCATTAGAGAATGGCGACAGCTCTCACCCATGCACCGCCGGCGCGCTCTATCTTGATCGGGAAGACCGCCACCTTGAATCCGTGGGGCTTGCCTATCTTATCCAGGTTGGCAAGGTTCTCTAGATGACAATACTCTTTCTCTTTGCCTGCATAATGTGCAGCCCACACCCTTCCCTTGATGCCCCGTTTCACTTCATCCACCATGACATTGAAGGGCCTGTCCCATCCCCACGCATCAATGCCCATCACCTTAATGCCTTTAGTGATAAGCCAGAGCGTTGACTCGCGCGTTGCTCCAGGATGAGCATTCATGTAATCGGGTTTACCATAACGTTTGTAAGCACCCGTCATCAGCAGCACGATGTCAAAAGGCTTCAAGGTGTACCGGATTTTCTTGAGCGCCTTTTCGAGATCATCCACCTCTATGGCATCCCCGGCTTTCTTGTGTCGGAAATCGAGGACCACGCCATTGCCGTAGCACCACTCCAGCGGAATCTTGTCAATGGTCTTTGCAGGCCTTCCTCCAGACTTGGGCCCGTAGTGCCATGGTGCATCGAGGTGCGTTCCGCTATGTGTCGTAAGCGTCACATTCTCAACCGCTGCAAATTTGCCATCCGGAAGATCCTCCGGAGTAAGCCCGAAAAACGTCCCGTGCAGCCTCGTTCCGTCTTCGTGCGACAGGTACTGGATATCCACTTTGAGCATGGAGCCGGGAGGAGTCTGCGTAATGGCCTGACTGAGGTCGATAATGCGCGTG
Proteins encoded in this region:
- a CDS encoding long-chain-fatty-acid--CoA ligase — translated: MSKRLVLKELSRYDTGTYADIIYRNAILYADEMAMKCGSESITFKQVNERVNSLIHALSSMGVKKGDVLGMLSWNCLDYADVYGAAMKFGYISSPFNPRLQLDELDYLINYSETNTLFVGPQLVDLVEKLKPRIPKVKHFISFEKPVPGMISHRELLATFPKDEPDVDLREDDPVFLFYTSGTTGVPRAALYTQKRSMDNTRRFAVALSLEQGDKHIQIMPLFHVGGTSNFWGYFFVGGSNVIMPQISFDPAAALQAVQDEKATDIHIVATHLAAFLAMPDVDNYDLSSLKRMFYAASPMPLELLKRGLEKWGPIFLEFYGGTEDGPNVTMLSVKQHRMGIENTEKQHILTSAGFPHIGVHVRIVNDNMEDLEPGEVGEIIVYSKAVLQEWWHKPVETKETITDGWVHTGDMGRYDEQGYIYIVDRKRDMICSGGENVYPREVEEVLYQHPGVHEAAVFGIPDDYWVERVHAAVVLKAGMQATTNDITEFCKTRLARYKAPKSVEFLDALPKNPSGKILKRELREKYWAGKDRKV
- a CDS encoding amino acid ABC transporter substrate-binding protein, translated to MTIRKVLVICSALFVSMMLVSSSSFGQAAKPSAPTGNPLRIGGSLPLTGIYSETAKWIKEGYEFWVEDVNKRGGLLGRPVRLTIYDDESTAEKAVTYYERAITIDKVDLVFGGYPATSNVALMPMMEKYNRIFVGMGGQLPSFEQGYTYSFASPPLISDWTYIAFAGVYEDLIPKAEWPRSVAILSMNNVIGLSTKPMLVKWLEKNNIKIVTEETYNLPLSDATPMVSKAKGRGAEVLICLSMFDDGVMIARAAKAMNYNPKMIWQLLASTIPAWMKEMGPDGNSVIAEMWWNARLPYAYNDLINAGAKAKFNIPTAPTYFGLGFSWMKTLELAVVGAGTLDSTRIRDYLRANKFDLPYGNAITFDKRGLPPPFAFAVQTTNGIVEPIWPKNVSKAKLVYPRPAWSK
- a CDS encoding cyclase family protein, which codes for MKSPSRATRIIDLSQAITQTPPGSMLKVDIQYLSHEDGTRLHGTFFGLTPEDLPDGKFAAVENVTLTTHSGTHLDAPWHYGPKSGGRPAKTIDKIPLEWCYGNGVVLDFRHKKAGDAIEVDDLEKALKKIRYTLKPFDIVLLMTGAYKRYGKPDYMNAHPGATRESTLWLITKGIKVMGIDAWGWDRPFNVMVDEVKRGIKGRVWAAHYAGKEKEYCHLENLANLDKIGKPHGFKVAVFPIKIERAGGAWVRAVAIL